The following proteins come from a genomic window of Streptomyces sp. GS7:
- a CDS encoding diacylglycerol/lipid kinase family protein yields the protein MRALLVVNPAATTTSARTREVLTHALASDLKLEVAETRYRGHARDLAREAAEGGETELVVALGGDGTVNEVVNGLLTTGPDPDSHPRLAVVPGGSTNVFARALGLPNDVVEATGALLDALRDRSERTVGLGLAEGTPGSVDEGVPARWFTFCAGFGFDAGVVGRVEQQRERGKRSTHSLYVRQVVRQFLGEANRRRGTITLERPGEEPGSTEIVENLAMSIICNTAPWSYLGNRPIYPSPDASFDTALDLFALDKFSVPAVTRYGSQLLTSTPDRGPQGKHVLSLHDLTDFTLHSQVPLPFQMDGDHLGLRTSVTFTGVRRALRVIV from the coding sequence ATGCGCGCACTTCTCGTGGTCAATCCCGCAGCAACCACCACGAGCGCCCGTACCCGTGAGGTACTCACCCACGCACTGGCCAGTGACCTCAAGCTGGAGGTCGCCGAGACGCGGTACCGCGGCCACGCCCGCGACCTGGCCCGGGAGGCCGCCGAGGGCGGGGAGACCGAGCTGGTGGTGGCGCTCGGCGGCGACGGCACGGTCAACGAAGTCGTCAACGGCCTGCTCACGACCGGCCCCGACCCGGACTCGCACCCGCGGCTGGCCGTGGTCCCCGGCGGCTCCACCAACGTCTTCGCGCGCGCCCTCGGGCTGCCCAACGACGTCGTGGAGGCGACCGGCGCCCTGCTGGACGCGCTGCGCGACCGCAGCGAGCGCACGGTGGGCCTGGGACTGGCCGAGGGCACTCCGGGCAGCGTGGACGAGGGAGTGCCGGCCCGCTGGTTCACCTTCTGCGCGGGCTTCGGCTTCGACGCCGGCGTCGTCGGCCGGGTCGAACAGCAGCGAGAGCGCGGCAAGCGGTCGACCCACTCCCTCTACGTGCGACAGGTCGTACGGCAGTTCCTCGGCGAGGCCAACCGCCGCCGGGGCACCATCACGCTCGAACGACCGGGCGAGGAGCCGGGCAGCACGGAGATCGTCGAGAACCTCGCGATGTCCATAATCTGCAACACCGCTCCCTGGTCATATCTGGGCAACCGCCCCATCTACCCGTCCCCCGACGCGTCCTTCGACACCGCCCTGGACCTCTTCGCGCTGGACAAGTTCTCGGTGCCCGCGGTGACCCGCTACGGTTCCCAACTCCTCACCTCCACACCGGATCGCGGCCCCCAGGGCAAGCACGTCCTCTCACTCCACGACCTCACGGACTTCACCTTGCATTCGCAGGTTCCGCTGCCGTTCCAGATGGATGGTGACCACCTCGGACTGCGTACGAGTGTGACGTTCACAGGCGTTCGCCGTGCACTGCGTGTGATTGTGTGA
- a CDS encoding WhiB family transcriptional regulator: protein MDWRHRAVCREEDPELFFPIGNTGPALLQIEEAKAVCRRCPVMEQCLQWALESGQDSGVWGGLSEDERRAMKRRAARNRARNASA from the coding sequence ATGGACTGGCGTCACCGCGCCGTTTGCCGCGAAGAAGACCCCGAGCTCTTCTTCCCCATCGGCAACACCGGTCCTGCGCTGCTGCAGATCGAGGAAGCCAAGGCCGTCTGCCGCCGCTGCCCCGTCATGGAGCAGTGCCTGCAGTGGGCGCTTGAGTCCGGCCAGGACTCCGGCGTCTGGGGTGGTCTGAGCGAGGACGAGCGCCGCGCGATGAAGCGCCGTGCAGCTCGCAACCGGGCGCGCAACGCCAGCGCCTGA